A region of Desulfocurvibacter africanus subsp. africanus DSM 2603 DNA encodes the following proteins:
- a CDS encoding chemotaxis protein CheA produces MSQDFLDPEIFSDFIVEAREHLETIEPALLELEKSPGNSDLLNDIFRPMHSLKGASGFLGLNKINGLAHKAESILDELRNGKMVATSEIMDLILSATDALTNMINNLETANDEGDIETRDIIAHIESLMNGGGSVKPSSVSTVPPKPGKRKEKAQPLHVENLPPFDAEPYTLTVIGEGHLQDFLEEAEEILDGLGNALLQLEKNPQGNKELINDLFRYFHNIKGNSGIIGFKELNALTHEAETLLGRVRKGELAPSRGLIDLLLAVSDAMAEILSQVDSKTARIQPVDTRLTLARVKRALEGDIPADSASAGDSASSSMAEGEYDPEDVQAFDQTVVQQLENIGIALRTLSQDSSQKDFVDGLYRSLMTIQNSCGYMRFGDLKVMAERTAGLVDQARKSGLDFELMLDILKQECSIIADGVHKRLSVLRSTYGSKSGDAEPSAKSSVAAPKPALAASLDRTRQEEAAPAEIDEIMELEDGEPTTGITAAPSAAKSAQAGQAQASQKAAAKATTTIRVDHEKLDHLMNVIGELIINRNRFSMLARALESGQEDVQKVAQSLSETTDAMARISDDLQDTIMKVRMVPVSSVFSRFPRLIRDLSRKSGKDVELLTEGEETELDKSLVEVIGDPLVHLIRNSVDHGIETAEERTAAGKPPMGRVWLRAYHKGNSVAIEIADDGRGIDPVKMRRAAVKKGLISEEEAAAMDDREAIELIFAPGFSTAEKITDISGRGVGMDVVRNNIKNLKGSVSITSEVGKGAKFILLLPLTLAIIDALMVTIDNEVFAIPLDAVSETTKIEASRLTEVNTRKAVTLRGDVLGVVDLREILGLSIGEEQREILPIVVIQDQDRRLGIVVDKLLERQEIVIKPLGSYLSDFDLKGVSGATIMGDGSVVLILDPHEIYSLATSTTARSI; encoded by the coding sequence ATGAGCCAGGATTTCTTGGATCCTGAAATCTTTTCGGATTTCATTGTCGAGGCCAGGGAGCACCTGGAAACCATTGAGCCCGCGCTTCTGGAGCTGGAAAAGTCGCCTGGAAACTCGGATCTGCTCAACGATATATTCCGACCCATGCATTCCCTGAAGGGTGCCTCGGGATTTCTTGGGCTGAACAAGATCAATGGTCTGGCCCACAAGGCCGAGAGTATCCTGGATGAATTGCGCAACGGGAAGATGGTCGCGACTTCCGAGATTATGGACCTCATACTCTCTGCCACTGATGCCCTGACCAACATGATCAACAATCTGGAAACCGCCAATGATGAGGGCGACATTGAAACGCGTGACATAATCGCGCATATCGAGTCGCTCATGAACGGCGGTGGCTCGGTCAAACCTTCATCTGTTTCAACAGTGCCTCCGAAGCCGGGCAAGCGCAAAGAAAAAGCCCAACCGCTCCATGTGGAGAATTTGCCACCGTTCGACGCCGAACCCTACACCTTGACCGTTATCGGCGAAGGACACCTGCAGGATTTTCTGGAAGAGGCTGAGGAGATCCTGGATGGCTTAGGCAATGCCTTGTTGCAGTTGGAGAAGAATCCGCAAGGCAATAAGGAACTCATCAACGATTTGTTCCGCTACTTCCATAACATCAAGGGCAACTCGGGCATAATCGGTTTCAAGGAACTCAATGCCCTGACTCACGAAGCCGAGACGCTTCTGGGCCGCGTGCGCAAGGGCGAATTGGCGCCAAGTCGAGGCCTGATCGACCTTTTGCTGGCCGTGTCGGATGCCATGGCCGAGATCCTTTCGCAGGTGGACTCAAAAACGGCCAGAATTCAGCCCGTGGACACCAGACTTACCCTGGCGCGAGTCAAGCGAGCCCTGGAGGGCGACATTCCCGCCGACTCCGCATCGGCTGGGGATAGCGCATCCTCCAGCATGGCCGAGGGCGAGTATGATCCCGAGGACGTGCAGGCTTTTGACCAGACAGTGGTTCAACAGCTCGAAAATATCGGCATCGCGCTGCGCACCTTGTCCCAGGACAGCTCGCAGAAGGATTTTGTCGATGGCCTTTACCGCAGCCTGATGACGATCCAGAATTCTTGCGGCTACATGCGCTTCGGCGACCTCAAGGTCATGGCCGAGCGCACGGCCGGCCTTGTGGACCAGGCGCGCAAGAGCGGCCTCGATTTCGAGCTCATGCTCGACATTCTCAAGCAGGAATGCTCTATCATCGCCGACGGAGTGCACAAGCGGCTCTCCGTCCTGCGCTCGACGTACGGCTCCAAATCCGGCGACGCGGAGCCGTCTGCCAAGTCATCTGTGGCTGCTCCAAAACCAGCTTTAGCCGCCTCTTTGGACAGGACCCGACAGGAAGAGGCCGCGCCTGCGGAGATCGATGAGATAATGGAGCTGGAGGATGGCGAGCCCACCACCGGCATTACCGCCGCGCCATCAGCCGCGAAGTCGGCGCAGGCTGGTCAGGCTCAAGCGTCGCAAAAGGCAGCGGCCAAGGCCACAACCACCATCCGCGTGGATCATGAGAAACTGGACCATCTCATGAACGTCATCGGCGAGCTGATTATTAACCGCAATCGCTTTTCCATGCTGGCGAGGGCCTTGGAGTCCGGCCAGGAGGACGTGCAGAAAGTCGCCCAATCCTTGTCCGAAACGACCGACGCCATGGCGCGCATCTCAGACGACCTGCAGGACACCATCATGAAGGTGCGCATGGTTCCGGTGTCCTCTGTCTTTTCGCGCTTTCCCCGTCTTATTCGAGATTTGTCGCGCAAAAGCGGCAAGGACGTGGAGTTGCTCACCGAGGGAGAGGAAACGGAGTTGGACAAGAGTTTGGTCGAGGTCATCGGCGACCCTCTCGTGCATCTCATTCGCAACTCCGTTGATCACGGCATCGAGACGGCCGAAGAACGAACGGCGGCGGGCAAACCGCCGATGGGTCGGGTATGGTTGCGGGCTTACCATAAAGGCAACTCCGTGGCCATCGAGATCGCGGATGACGGCCGAGGCATCGATCCCGTCAAGATGCGCCGCGCTGCGGTGAAGAAAGGGTTGATCTCGGAGGAAGAGGCTGCGGCAATGGACGACCGGGAGGCTATCGAGCTCATCTTCGCCCCGGGCTTTTCCACTGCCGAAAAGATCACGGATATTTCTGGTCGCGGCGTGGGCATGGATGTGGTGCGTAACAACATCAAGAACCTCAAGGGCAGCGTGAGCATCACTTCCGAAGTGGGCAAGGGCGCCAAGTTCATTCTGCTGCTTCCGCTGACCCTGGCGATCATCGACGCGCTCATGGTCACCATTGATAACGAGGTGTTCGCCATTCCCCTGGATGCTGTTTCGGAAACGACCAAGATCGAGGCGAGCAGATTGACGGAAGTGAACACCCGCAAGGCCGTGACCCTGCGCGGCGATGTGTTGGGCGTGGTTGATTTGCGCGAGATCCTTGGCTTGTCGATCGGCGAGGAACAAAGGGAAATTCTGCCCATTGTGGTCATACAGGACCAGGATCGCAGGCTGGGAATCGTCGTTGACAAGCTGCTCGAACGCCAGGAAATTGTCATCAAACCTCTTGGAAGTTACCTGAGCGACTTCGACCTCAAGGGCGTGTCCGGTGCGACAATCATGGGCGATGGCAGCGTGGTGCTCATCCTTGACCCCCATGAAATCTACTCCCTTGCGACATCTACCACGGCACGCTCCATTTAG
- a CDS encoding response regulator produces MSKHILIVDDSKTVRNLVAFIMKKEGFKVTTAEDGLDGLEKLYSNSIDLIISDVNMPRMDGFTFIKIVREQEAYKDTPIVVLSTEGQEKDIQQGMNLGANLYLVKPAQPEKMVINIRMLLGTE; encoded by the coding sequence ATGTCCAAGCATATCCTTATCGTGGACGATTCAAAAACCGTCCGCAACCTCGTGGCCTTCATCATGAAGAAGGAAGGCTTCAAGGTGACTACGGCCGAGGACGGCCTTGACGGACTCGAGAAGCTCTACTCCAACTCCATTGACCTGATAATCTCGGACGTCAACATGCCTCGCATGGATGGATTCACTTTCATCAAGATCGTGCGCGAGCAAGAGGCGTACAAGGATACGCCTATCGTCGTCCTTTCCACCGAAGGTCAGGAGAAGGACATCCAACAGGGCATGAATCTTGGCGCTAATCTTTATCTGGTAAAGCCGGCACAGCCGGAAAAGATGGTCATAAACATCAGGATGCTGCTCGGCACTGAATAG
- a CDS encoding chemotaxis protein CheW — protein sequence MKTPEEYITESVFIPEEVQKDCPFSDAEQAFIDKYLGMDGEQFLAKVPRVDPREIDIVQGAAQAAPAKTQERLAQTGPSAPVVSAPVTPMVVSAPAEKAPPSIAPEAQVPAASAVANTVVDSQLAGKAKGQGSPAATAPDKPLNQEKAAPVKSVHAAAPAREEEKAEDLRFKEGLQLVSFLLDAREMALPIQCIQEVIRYIEPTKIPSAQVFVSGVINLRGKVTPLLNLRALMGQRSGQEGNGKIDRFIVVCRHKGLQVGLIVTAISTMYRPPARDIEWNVESQVGISSAFVAGLMKKDDKLINILSIDQLVDRVIAR from the coding sequence ATGAAAACTCCTGAAGAGTACATAACGGAAAGCGTCTTCATCCCAGAAGAAGTTCAGAAGGACTGTCCGTTTAGCGATGCGGAACAGGCCTTCATCGACAAATACCTCGGCATGGACGGCGAGCAGTTCCTGGCCAAGGTGCCCAGGGTCGATCCCAGGGAGATCGACATCGTGCAAGGAGCGGCACAAGCCGCACCAGCCAAAACCCAGGAACGACTTGCCCAGACTGGTCCGTCAGCTCCTGTCGTTTCTGCCCCTGTAACGCCCATGGTTGTTTCCGCGCCCGCGGAGAAAGCCCCGCCTTCCATAGCCCCGGAGGCCCAGGTCCCTGCGGCATCGGCTGTCGCCAACACGGTGGTGGATAGTCAATTGGCGGGCAAGGCAAAGGGCCAGGGAAGCCCTGCCGCGACTGCTCCGGATAAGCCGCTGAACCAGGAAAAGGCTGCGCCTGTCAAATCCGTGCATGCCGCGGCCCCAGCCAGGGAAGAGGAAAAGGCGGAGGATCTGAGGTTCAAGGAAGGGCTGCAACTTGTAAGCTTCCTGCTCGACGCACGGGAGATGGCCCTGCCCATCCAGTGCATTCAGGAAGTCATTCGCTACATCGAGCCCACTAAGATTCCGTCGGCGCAGGTCTTTGTGTCCGGCGTCATCAACCTGCGCGGAAAGGTCACACCGCTTTTGAACTTGCGGGCTCTGATGGGACAGAGGAGTGGCCAGGAAGGAAACGGTAAAATCGACCGCTTCATCGTAGTCTGCCGGCACAAGGGACTGCAGGTCGGCCTGATAGTCACGGCCATTTCGACCATGTACCGTCCCCCGGCGCGGGATATCGAATGGAATGTCGAGTCCCAGGTGGGCATCAGTTCCGCTTTTGTCGCGGGCTTGATGAAAAAGGACGATAAGCTCATCAACATACTCTCCATCGACCAGCTTGTTGATAGGGTCATAGCGAGGTAG
- a CDS encoding ParA family protein: MSVGVTNRNRGKTVGATILPIANQKGGVGKTTTALSLGAALVRLKKKVLVVDLDPHANASIHMAFFPEKLKYTVLDLFLSKGPEPDIWDRIIYPDKGSGFDFVPSHIRLSELEVDLKDKPGKGLILRKALEAVSSEYDYVLLDCPPHVGIILVNALVAGDLLIIPIQTDFLALHGVRLIFDTIRTLSKALGRPIRFRALATMYDQRASACRRVLDILTKKMPDRLFKSVISMDTKFREASAQGQVIFDIDPKCSGAKQYLQLAKEIIAHENS; this comes from the coding sequence ATGTCCGTAGGCGTCACTAACCGCAACAGAGGGAAGACCGTGGGCGCAACAATACTGCCGATCGCCAACCAGAAGGGCGGAGTGGGCAAGACCACCACGGCCCTGTCCTTGGGCGCGGCCTTGGTCAGACTCAAGAAGAAGGTCTTGGTCGTGGATTTAGACCCGCATGCCAACGCCTCCATCCACATGGCCTTCTTTCCGGAGAAGCTCAAGTACACAGTGCTTGATCTGTTCCTGTCTAAAGGCCCGGAGCCTGATATCTGGGACAGGATCATCTATCCGGACAAGGGCAGCGGCTTCGACTTCGTGCCCAGCCACATCCGGCTTTCCGAACTGGAGGTGGATCTCAAGGATAAGCCTGGCAAGGGGCTCATCCTGCGCAAGGCCCTGGAGGCCGTGAGCTCCGAATATGATTATGTCCTCCTGGATTGCCCGCCTCATGTGGGCATCATCCTGGTCAACGCACTGGTGGCCGGAGATCTGCTCATTATTCCAATCCAGACCGATTTTTTGGCCCTGCATGGCGTGCGGCTCATTTTCGACACCATCCGTACTTTGAGCAAGGCTTTGGGGCGGCCAATCCGTTTTCGCGCTTTGGCCACCATGTACGATCAGCGCGCCAGCGCCTGTCGCAGGGTGCTCGACATCCTCACAAAGAAGATGCCTGACCGCCTCTTCAAATCGGTCATCAGCATGGATACTAAATTTCGGGAAGCCAGCGCCCAGGGACAGGTGATCTTCGACATTGATCCCAAGTGTAGTGGCGCCAAGCAGTACCTCCAACTCGCCAAAGAGATTATCGCTCATGAAAACTCCTGA
- a CDS encoding PilZ domain-containing protein: protein MKSVVEEKREYTRLPKSFRVEIRKLAFPLNAHPAQFVESVDISVGGLRVECRGTFEAGDKVQVRIFIPSLNKFHPGFLKVFESATDQSMQAIGEVVRVEAGLRGSMLGIKFVDIDQDDWKALHLKIQSELRK, encoded by the coding sequence ATGAAATCCGTGGTTGAAGAGAAAAGAGAATACACGCGGCTGCCCAAAAGCTTTCGGGTCGAGATCAGGAAGCTTGCCTTCCCCCTGAATGCGCATCCGGCGCAGTTCGTGGAGAGCGTGGATATAAGCGTTGGCGGATTACGTGTGGAGTGCCGAGGCACCTTTGAGGCAGGGGACAAGGTTCAGGTGCGTATCTTCATACCGAGCTTGAACAAGTTTCATCCAGGTTTCCTAAAGGTCTTCGAGAGCGCCACCGATCAGAGCATGCAGGCCATCGGCGAGGTTGTTCGTGTGGAAGCAGGCCTGCGCGGTTCGATGTTGGGCATCAAGTTCGTGGATATCGATCAGGATGATTGGAAGGCGTTGCATCTCAAGATTCAAAGCGAACTAAGAAAATAA